A genomic stretch from Halalkalibacillus sediminis includes:
- a CDS encoding dihydroorotate dehydrogenase: MKLNVNLGELSLKNPVMPASGCFGFGKEFSEFYDLNQLGAIVIKAATGEPRYGNETPRVAETAAGMLNAIGLQNPGVDGIIERELPFLESLDTPVIANVAGSTIEEYVMVAEKLSNVSTIEAIELNISCPNVKEGGIQFGTDPEVAQELTKEIKRVSGKPLFVKLSPNVADIVGMAKAVEHAGADGLSMINTLTGMRIDPHTKKPILANGTGGLSGPAIKPVAIRMIHQVRQITDLPIIGMGGITTTEDILEFILAGADAIAVGTANFQDPLVCKNLIDQLPNTLRKYGYESLQEVREARCTQVSI, from the coding sequence ATGAAATTAAACGTAAATCTAGGTGAATTATCACTCAAAAACCCTGTCATGCCTGCTTCTGGCTGTTTTGGGTTCGGAAAAGAATTCAGTGAATTCTATGATTTGAATCAACTTGGGGCAATTGTGATTAAAGCAGCCACTGGGGAGCCACGCTACGGAAATGAAACTCCGAGGGTAGCAGAAACAGCAGCTGGAATGTTGAACGCGATCGGGCTGCAGAACCCTGGAGTGGATGGGATAATTGAGCGGGAGCTTCCTTTTCTAGAGTCCCTTGATACTCCTGTCATTGCAAATGTTGCAGGTAGTACGATAGAAGAATATGTGATGGTAGCTGAGAAACTCTCCAATGTATCAACAATTGAAGCGATCGAACTGAATATCTCTTGTCCGAATGTAAAAGAGGGTGGTATACAATTCGGTACTGATCCGGAAGTTGCTCAAGAATTGACGAAAGAAATCAAGCGTGTGTCAGGCAAGCCGTTATTTGTTAAATTATCTCCTAATGTAGCCGACATTGTAGGAATGGCAAAAGCAGTTGAACATGCAGGGGCAGATGGTTTATCGATGATTAATACATTGACGGGAATGAGAATTGATCCGCATACCAAGAAGCCAATTTTAGCTAATGGTACTGGTGGTTTATCAGGTCCTGCCATCAAACCCGTCGCTATTAGAATGATTCATCAAGTTCGACAAATTACCGACCTACCAATCATTGGTATGGGAGGCATCACAACGACAGAAGATATACTGGAATTCATACTAGCTGGAGCAGATGCTATAGCGGTTGGGACAGCCAACTTCCAAGACCCATTAGTTTGTAAAAATTTAATTGATCAATTGCCTAATACACTCAGAAAATATGGTTATGAATCTTTGCAGGAAGTGAGGGAAGCAAGATGCACCCAAGTATCTATATAG
- a CDS encoding dihydroorotate dehydrogenase electron transfer subunit — protein MIQEQLEVCVNVEIAKDTFEMKLKGEMEQLVDQPGRFIHIKIGDGSFHMLRRPISIADVDKENHTITLVYKVTGKGTEWLSERVAGDKVDALGPGGQGFEITEVKNEKILVIGGGVGVPPLYHLTKELVENNDVTVILGFQSKEAVFYEKEFNQFGDRVQTLVVTDDGSYGEKGLVTDIASEFSQDSTRYFTCGPLPMLKAVKNQLVEIPGHISLEERMGCGIGACFACVCHSTNESGYVKVCKDGPVFSSNEVIL, from the coding sequence GTGATACAAGAACAACTGGAAGTATGTGTGAATGTTGAGATTGCAAAAGATACTTTCGAAATGAAATTAAAAGGTGAGATGGAACAACTGGTCGATCAACCCGGCCGGTTCATCCATATTAAAATTGGAGATGGATCTTTTCATATGTTGAGAAGACCTATTTCCATCGCTGATGTAGATAAAGAAAATCATACAATCACTCTTGTTTATAAGGTCACAGGAAAAGGAACGGAATGGCTTAGTGAACGAGTGGCGGGAGACAAGGTTGATGCATTAGGACCGGGAGGACAAGGGTTTGAAATAACAGAAGTCAAAAATGAAAAAATTCTTGTCATTGGTGGGGGAGTTGGTGTCCCACCACTTTATCACCTGACGAAGGAACTTGTTGAAAATAATGATGTCACCGTCATATTAGGATTTCAGTCTAAAGAAGCAGTCTTTTATGAAAAAGAGTTCAATCAATTTGGTGACCGAGTACAAACGTTAGTTGTTACCGACGATGGTTCATACGGCGAAAAAGGATTAGTCACTGATATAGCAAGTGAATTTTCACAAGATAGCACTAGGTATTTTACATGTGGCCCTCTTCCAATGCTTAAAGCAGTTAAAAATCAGCTGGTTGAAATTCCGGGGCATATCTCTCTGGAGGAACGTATGGGGTGTGGAATAGGTGCTTGTTTCGCATGTGTCTGTCATTCCACTAATGAAAGCGGCTATGTGAAAGTATGTAAGGACGGGCCAGTATTCTCATCCAATGAGGTGATCTTATGA